One part of the Edaphobacter acidisoli genome encodes these proteins:
- a CDS encoding nuclear transport factor 2 family protein — protein sequence MRILALLLVLTAAAQAQAPEPVEVVHLEQHLWKAMAEENFASVRKLFTPDFVEVDSHIAALDTLLITLQQCKLTDYELHDLQVRILGPDAAMTAYHAVATFDCGTEAKPDLHHFDTNDTTTWVRRSGTWLVQAHTETPAKP from the coding sequence ATGCGAATCCTCGCCCTGCTCCTCGTCCTCACCGCCGCCGCCCAGGCCCAGGCCCCCGAACCGGTCGAGGTCGTCCACCTGGAGCAGCACCTCTGGAAGGCGATGGCCGAGGAGAACTTCGCCTCCGTCCGCAAACTCTTCACCCCGGACTTCGTCGAGGTCGACTCCCACATCGCTGCCCTCGACACCCTCCTCATCACCCTCCAGCAGTGCAAGCTCACCGACTACGAGCTCCACGACCTCCAGGTCCGCATCCTCGGCCCCGACGCGGCGATGACCGCCTACCACGCCGTCGCCACCTTCGACTGCGGCACCGAAGCCAAGCCCGACCTCCACCACTTCGACACTAACGACACCACCACCTGGGTCCGCCGCTCCGGCACCTGGCTAGTCCAGGCCCACACCGAGACCCCCGCCAAACCCTAG
- a CDS encoding BrnA antitoxin family protein: MKMEKHEKPKMVYYHRNPGDPLTEKQKANIEALKRMPDHEIDTSDIPELPESAWKDAVRGKFYRPVKKAVSLRLDADVIAWLKKDGKGYQSRANRLLRERMLEDKAS, encoded by the coding sequence ATGAAGATGGAGAAGCATGAGAAGCCGAAGATGGTGTATTACCACCGCAACCCCGGAGATCCGCTGACGGAGAAGCAGAAGGCCAATATTGAGGCATTGAAGCGGATGCCTGACCACGAGATCGACACGTCGGACATTCCCGAACTGCCTGAGAGTGCGTGGAAGGATGCGGTGCGGGGGAAGTTTTATCGTCCGGTGAAGAAGGCGGTGAGCCTGCGGCTGGATGCGGATGTGATCGCGTGGCTGAAGAAGGATGGCAAGGGGTATCAGAGCCGGGCGAATCGTCTGTTGCGGGAGAGAATGCTGGAGGATAAGGCTAGCTGA
- a CDS encoding DUF262 domain-containing protein — MNEVPRFFSATFFCYLVPMIDPQELSLSDLLAADHQFVVPEYQRPYAWTSRQVDELLGDLEGYVGRDPGLYLGTIILDASKKSHKRIGIVDGQQRLTSLFLLLMACRDRAKELQQPNMAMATQQVITFTHKITMQSIGMRLLASPSVQEAYDAMASSDWNGIFPKKVGKRAINRIFPIYKLMLSVMKAKDISALMAFQQAIYNTRVIRINIDSDEEAFSIFERTNDRGLDLEVSDLLKNYLHQQEVPEIKTIWKEIRNNAPQSMPKMLRGFYVSREGSVQKAELYKKLRSYAVKQVTPAQLATELREYSVFFALTRDTGLGADKVREFLKDFELPAVSGNQDRYTQVFLSLQALRAFNVTQAQPLVFAAMLALRRLKLIQDASAANQFSRLLKSLENFHFINTSVCSHTGNEVEKVYADMCEKFGTTEDFAKQTEEVSIQLRARLTPEATFVSLFREIEYARKTIPQLAYVFDRINNFGRPLGDRQQIFFPHPNVFKKSLNIEHIWPQNGTQDSKLRPLKINNIGNLLVISRQANSKLSNKPVADKVSLFRGELKNVAGAYPTIGEVCKLYDQHNSWDDKIIIERATKLGELGYKQIWKI; from the coding sequence ATGAATGAGGTACCCAGGTTTTTTTCAGCCACCTTCTTCTGTTACCTTGTGCCCATGATAGATCCTCAAGAACTGTCCCTCTCTGATCTCTTAGCTGCCGACCACCAGTTTGTAGTCCCAGAGTACCAACGACCATATGCGTGGACTTCGCGCCAGGTTGACGAGCTTTTGGGTGACCTCGAAGGGTATGTTGGACGTGACCCTGGTCTTTATTTGGGAACAATCATTCTCGATGCCTCGAAAAAATCGCATAAGCGAATCGGAATCGTCGATGGTCAGCAGCGGCTGACAAGCTTATTCCTCCTTTTGATGGCATGCAGAGATCGCGCGAAAGAGCTGCAGCAACCCAATATGGCGATGGCTACTCAGCAGGTCATAACCTTTACGCATAAGATCACGATGCAGTCCATAGGGATGCGGCTTCTGGCTTCGCCCTCTGTCCAAGAGGCCTATGACGCCATGGCATCGTCAGATTGGAACGGGATCTTTCCGAAAAAAGTTGGAAAGCGCGCTATTAATAGGATTTTTCCCATCTATAAGTTGATGCTCAGCGTCATGAAAGCGAAGGATATATCCGCACTAATGGCGTTCCAACAGGCGATTTACAACACGCGAGTAATTCGTATCAACATCGACTCAGATGAGGAGGCTTTCAGTATTTTTGAGCGAACAAACGATAGGGGGCTTGATCTGGAAGTAAGTGACCTCTTAAAGAACTACCTGCATCAGCAAGAGGTACCGGAAATCAAGACGATATGGAAGGAAATTCGGAACAATGCTCCCCAGTCTATGCCAAAGATGCTTCGCGGTTTCTATGTATCAAGAGAGGGCTCTGTCCAAAAGGCGGAGCTTTACAAGAAACTGCGTTCCTACGCCGTAAAACAGGTTACACCTGCCCAACTCGCAACAGAGCTAAGGGAGTATTCTGTCTTTTTTGCATTGACAAGAGACACAGGACTGGGCGCTGATAAGGTCAGAGAGTTCCTGAAAGACTTCGAACTACCTGCTGTTTCAGGAAACCAAGATCGATACACACAGGTATTTCTGTCGCTCCAAGCACTTCGCGCATTCAACGTAACACAAGCTCAGCCACTCGTGTTTGCAGCGATGCTGGCTCTTCGTCGCTTGAAGCTTATTCAAGATGCTAGCGCTGCTAATCAATTCAGCCGTCTTCTGAAATCGCTGGAGAACTTCCATTTTATCAATACGTCTGTATGTTCCCACACAGGAAATGAAGTCGAAAAAGTCTATGCCGACATGTGTGAAAAATTCGGGACGACCGAGGACTTTGCGAAACAAACAGAAGAGGTTTCAATTCAATTAAGAGCGCGGTTGACCCCAGAAGCAACATTCGTGAGCTTATTCAGAGAGATTGAATATGCGAGGAAAACCATCCCTCAGTTAGCGTACGTATTCGACAGAATCAATAACTTCGGCCGCCCGCTTGGCGATCGACAGCAGATTTTCTTCCCTCATCCTAATGTCTTCAAGAAAAGTCTCAATATCGAACATATCTGGCCTCAGAACGGCACCCAGGATTCCAAGCTTCGCCCACTGAAAATCAATAACATTGGGAACTTATTGGTCATCAGTCGGCAGGCGAATTCGAAGCTCAGCAACAAGCCGGTCGCTGATAAAGTTTCGCTGTTCCGAGGAGAGTTGAAAAATGTGGCTGGCGCCTATCCCACGATAGGTGAAGTATGTAAATTATATGATCAGCATAATTCTTGGGACGACAAGATAATCATTGAACGCGCAACTAAGCTTGGTGAGCTTGGGTACAAACAGATTTGGAAAATCTGA